A part of Arachis hypogaea cultivar Tifrunner chromosome 12, arahy.Tifrunner.gnm2.J5K5, whole genome shotgun sequence genomic DNA contains:
- the LOC112726436 gene encoding putative disease resistance RPP13-like protein 1, which produces MAEALVVGALVSGSISLVLNRLISPEFVNSVVSKKLDRKLVERLKTALLAAKALAADAEQKQFGNDSVRKWLDSLRDALYTADDLLDRALIKAEIRKKVRLRLPLRLNLSAREMVTKINEVLKTIEDLQKLKDSLGLKEIPTGSSSWRTPSTSLESGTVYGRDDDKQALIKMLNDNNDHNLSVISIVGMGGVGKTTLAQWLYNNKDLMDGVDLKVWICVSENFDVVETTKNVIKGINAGVCSLESFDLLQQDLKERLSEKKFFIVLDDVWSEDVDKWNSFVTPFQHGRKGGTILVTTRKENVGRVVQHYNSYTLKELSDDYCWSIFADNASFPESNGSSELEGIGRKIVERCDGLPLAAETLGRLLRSKHDAGEWNKVLSSDIWQFSMTDSKIVPALLISYYHLPAHLKRCFVYCSLYPKDHEFDKGELILLWMAEDFLRPPRTGETLEEVGCECFDHLASRLFFKRVQYNEKYFVMHDLMHDLATFLAGDLCCRFGEKEEMSILTRHLSYNHSIPEKICSSSKSESLRTLLYINHGGRFWKARATLPCDILSKNKYLRVLSFGTLNIFPDSIAKKLIQLRYLDLSCSAVKILPESLCNMCNLQTLKLEGCSKLTMLPNGMNTLLPNLQYLDIRGCPNICRLPEGGLPPNLKELRVGKCEEQVRGLSWLGNLDNLPHLFIDGSNCPNPEVGWLPRLPSLTTLRIWGFDYLQTLDCNELLCLTSLQQLHISDCPNLKNMEGEKLPSSLQQLHISGCHKLENIAGEKLPPSLLLLQIYGCHFLGEHCKNKHQQIWSKISHIPTIQVNGIQIL; this is translated from the coding sequence ATGGCTGAAGCACTTGTTGTTGGAGCTTTAGTATCTGGCTCCATTAGCCTTGTTCTTAACAGGCTCATTTCACCTGAGTTTGTCAACTCGGTGGTGAGCAAGAAGCTGGACCGAAAGTTGGTTGAGAGGCTCAAGACTGCTCTCTTGGCTGCAAAAGCTCTGGCCGCTGACGCCGAGCAGAAGCAGTTTGGAAACGATAGTGTGAGGAAATGGCTTGATAGTCTCAGGGATGCTCTCTACACTGCTGATGACTTGTTGGACCGTGCCTTAATCAAAGCTGAAATTCGCAAGAAGGTACGCCTTCGCCTTCCTCTCCGCCTTAATTTATCTGCTAGGGAGATGGTGACTAAGATAAACGAGGTGCTTAAAACAATAGAAGATCTTCAGAAACTTAAAGATAGCCTTGGTCTGAAAGAGATTCCAACGGGTAGCTCCTCATGGAGAACTCCATCCACTTCTCTTGAAAGCGGGACTGTCTATGGCAGGGATGATGACAAACAGGCATTAATCAAGATGCTAAATGACAACAATGATCATAACTTGTCCGTCATCTCTATTGTTGGTATGGGCGGGGTTGGTAAAACAACTTTAGCACAATGGCTGTACAACAATAAGGATTTGATGGACGGGGTTGATCTGAAAGTATGGATTTGTGTTTCTGAAAATTTTGATGTTGTTGAGACTACTAAGAATGTTATAAAGGGGATCAATGCAGGTGTTTGTAGTCTTGAAAGCTTTGATTTACTTCAACAAGATTTGAAGGAAAGACTGTCAGAAAAGAAGTTCTTCATTGTTTTGGACGATGTTTGGAGTGAAGATGTTGACAAGTGGAATAGTTTTGTCACCCCTTTTCAACATGGGAGAAAAGGAGGCACGATTCTTGTAACTACCCGCAAGGAAAATGTTGGTCGAGTAGTCCAACACTATAACTCCTACACTCTCAAGGAACTGTCAGACGACTATTGTTGGTCTATTTTTGCGGACAATGCATCCTTTCCTGAATCAAATGGGAGCTCGGAACTGGAAGGAATAGGTAGAAAGATTGTCGAGAGGTGTGATGGCTTGCCGTTAGCTGCAGAAACACTTGGACGCTTGTTGCGGTCAAAGCATGATGCTGGGGAATGGAATAAAGTACTATCTAGTGATATTTGGCAATTTTCTATGACAGACAGTAAGATCGTTCCTGCGTTGTTAATAAGTTACTATCATCTGCCTGCTCATTTAAAACGTTGCTTTGTTTATTGTTCGTTGTATCCCAAAGATCATGAATTTGATAAAGGTGAATTAATCTTGTTGTGGATGGCTGAAGATTTTTTACGACCACCAAGGACAGGAGAGACTTTAGAAGAAGTCGGTTGCGAGTGTTTTGATCACTTGGCTTCAAGACTATTTTTCAAGCGGGTCCAATATAATGAAAAGTATTttgtgatgcatgatctcatgcatGACTTGGCAACTTTTCTTGCTGGAGATCTTTGTTGTAGATTTGGTGAAAAAGAAGAGATGAGTATTCTAACTCGGCATTTGTcatacaatcattcaatccctgagaAAATATGCTCCTCTAGTAAAAGTGAATCTTTGAGGACATTATTGTATATCAATCATGGAGGTCGTTTCTGGAAAGCACGCGCAACATTACCATGTGACATATTGTCAAAGAATAAATACTTGAGAGTTTTGTCCTTTGGTACACTCAATATATTTCCTGATTCAATAGCTAAAAAATTGATCCAATTGCGCTATCTGGATCTCTCTTGCAGTGCTGTTAAGATATTGCCCGAGTCATTATGCAACATGTGCAATCTACAAACTTTGAAGTTAGAAGGCTGTTCAAAGCTGACTATGCTGCCCAATGGCATGAATACTCTTCTCCCAAATTTACAGTATCTTGACATACGAGGTTGCCCAAACATTTGTAGGTTGCCAGAGGGAGGTTTGCCACCTAACCTGAAAGAGCTTAGGGTAGGAAAATGTGAGGAACAAGTGAGGGGTCTATCATGGTTGGGCAACTTGGACAACCTCCCTCATCTTTTCATTGATGGTTCTAACTGTCCAAACCCAGAGGTGGGTTGGCTGCCTCGCCTTCCCTCCCTTACCACTCTTCGGATATGGGGGTTCGATTATCTGCAGACATTGGACTGCAACGAGCTTCTCTGCCTCACCTCCCTCCAACAACTACACATTTCAGACTGTCCAAACCTGAAGAATATGGAAGGAGAAAAGCTGCCTTCCTCCCTCCAACAATTACACATTTCAGGGTGTCATAAGCTGGAGAATATTGCAGGAGAAAAACTGCCTCCCTCTCTCTTACTACTTCAAATTTATGGCTGTCATTTCCTGGGCGAACACTGCAAGAACAAGCATCAACAAATTTGGTCCAAAATTTCCCACATCCCCACCATTCAAGTCAATGGCATACAAATTCTCTGA
- the LOC112726435 gene encoding putative disease resistance RPP13-like protein 1, producing MAEALVVGALVNGLANVVLDRLISSEFLNLVVGKKLDRKLVEKLKTAILAAKALAADAEQKQFGNELVREWLDSLKDALYTADDLLDRLFIKAQIRSKVRTRLPHFLDLSGRKMVTKIEEVVERIEDLEKRKDTLGLREIQTGSSSWRPPSTSLVKGNVFGRDGDQQALIKMLNDNNHHNLSVISIVGMGGVGKTTLAQWLYNNKDLMDGVDLKAWICVSENFDVVETTRNVIKGISSGVCSLDSFDLLQQDLKKKLSEKKFFIVLDDVWSEDADKWNSFITPFQDGRKGSTILLTTRKVNVGRIVQHYNSYALKGLSDDHCWSIFADNASFPETNGSSELERIGRKIVKRCDGLPLAAETLGRLLRSERHVEEWNKILSSDIWEFRLANCKIVPALLLSYHHLPTHLKRCFVYCSLYPKDYKLDKDELILLWMAENLLQPPRRGQTLEEVGCECFNDLASRLFFKQVHNDDEKYFLMHDLMHDLATFLAGDLYFKFSEEIGEKEETSILTRHLSYDSSISKKTFSSHGIESLRTSLDINHGSYFARPTLPFDILSKNKYLRVLSVRILNISPDSIAKNLIQLRYLDLSWSYIVVLPQSLCNMCNLQTLKLREC from the coding sequence ATGGCTGAAGCACTTGTGGTTGGAGCTTTAGTTAATGGCTTGGCCAACGTTGTTCTTGACAGGCTCATTTCATCTGAGTTTCTCAACTTGGTGGTGGGCAAGAAGCTGGATCGGAAGTTGGTTGAGAAGCTGAAGACTGCTATCTTGGCTGCCAAAGCTCTGGCAGCTGACGCTGAGCAGAAGCAGTTTGGAAACGAACTCGTGAGGGAGTGGCTTGATAGTCTCAAAGATGCTCTCTACACTGCTGATGACTTGCTGGACCGTCTCTTCATCAAAGCTCAAATTCGCAGTAAGGTACGCACTCGGCTTCCTCACTTCCTTGATCTGTCTGGTAGGAAGATGGTGACTAAGATAGAAGAGGTGGTTGAAAGAATAGAAGATCTTGAGAAACGCAAAGATACCCTTGGTCTGAGAGAGATTCAAACAGGAAGCTCTTCATGGAGACCTCCATCCACTTCTCTTGTGAAGGGGAATGTGTTCGGCAGGGATGGTGACCAACAGGCACTAATCAAGATGCTCAATGACAACAATCATCATAACTTGTCCGTCATCTCTATTGTTGGTATGGGCGGTGTTGGTAAAACAACTTTAGCACAATGGCTCTACAACAATAAGGATTTGATGGACGGGGTTGATCTGAAAGCATGGATTTGTGTTTCTGAAAATTTTGATGTTGTTGAGACTACAAGGAATGTTATAAAGGGGATCTCTTCCGGTGTTTGTAGTCTTGACAGCTTTGATTTACTTCAACAAGATTTGAAGAAAAAACTGTCAGAAAAGAAGTTCTTCATTGTTTTGGATGATGTTTGGAGTGAAGATGCTGACAAGTGGAATAGTTTTATCACCCCTTTTCAAGATGGGAGAAAGGGAAGCACTATTCTTCTAACTACCCGTAAGGTAAATGTTGGTCGAATAGTCCAACACTATAACTCTTACGCTCTCAAGGGACTGTCAGATGATCATTGTTGGTCTATTTTTGCGGACAATGCATCCTTTCCTGAAACAAATGGGAGCTCAGAACTCGAAAGAATAGGTAGAAAGATTGTCAAGAGGTGTGATGGCTTGCCGTTAGCTGCAGAAACACTTGGACGGTTGTTGCGCTCAGAGCGTCATGTTGAAGAATGGAATAAAATACTATCAAGTGACATTTGGGAATTTCGTTTAGCAAATTGTAAGATTGTTCCTGCATTGTTATTAAGTTACCATCATCTGCCTACTCATTTGAAACGATGCTTTGTTTATTGTTCATTGTATCCCAAAGATTATAAACTTGATAAAGATGAATTAATATTGCTGTGGATGGCTGAAAACCTTTTACAACCACCAAGGAGGGGACAAACTTTAGAAGAAGTTGGTTGCGAGTGTTTTAATGACTTGGCTTCAAGACTATTTTTCAAGCAGGTCCATAATGATGATGAGAAGTATTTtctgatgcatgatctcatgcatGACTTAGCAACTTTTCTTGCTGGAgatctttattttaaattctcaGAAGAAATTGGTGAAAAGGAAGAGACGAGTATTCTAACTCGTCATTTATCATACGATAGTTCAATCTCCAAGAAAACATTCTCCTCTCACGGAATAGAATCTTTGAGGACATCATTGGATATCAACCACGGATCTTATTTCGCACGCCCAACGTTACCATTTGACATATTGTCAAAGAATAAATACTTGAGAGTTTTGTCCGTTCGTATACTCAATATATCTCCTGATTCAATAGCTAAAAATTTGATCCAATTGCGCTATTTGGATCTCTCTTGGAGTTATATTGTGGTATTGCCGCAGTCGTTATGCAACATGTGCAATCTACAAACTTTAAAGTTACGGGAGTGTTGA